CCGCCTGCCCGGGCTGCGGGCGCACCACCTCGTCCGTCTTCCAGGAGCTGGCGCGGGATATCCAGAACTGGATCTCCACCTCCATGCCCGAATGGCGCCGGACCTATTCCGGCGTCGAGAACCTGAACGTGGCCGTGATGGGCTGCATCGTGAACGGGCCGGGCGAGTCGAAGCATGCCAATATCGGCATCTCGCTTCCCGGAACCGGCGAGCAGCCGGCCGCCCCGGTCTTCATCGACGGCCGCAAGGCCATGACCCTGCGCGGCCCGACCCTGGCCCAGGACTTCCAGAAGATCGTCCTCGACTACATCGAGAAAAACTACGGCCAGCCCGGGCGCGATGCCGCCGAATGAGGCCGCAAGCGGGGCCATGGAACCTCAGGCGAAATTCCGTTTTTAAGCTAAAGCGCGATGTGCTAGAGAGCGCCGCGCCGGCAGTGACAGCCGCTGCGCTCTTTGGAAAAATGGGGCGGAGAAGAAGCCGCCCTTCGTCGTTTGCAGGGTGTTTAACCAGAGCCGTCTGCGGGCACGTCCGCGAAGAAAAGCACACATGGCAGAACAACAAGCCGTTGCCCCAGGACATGCAGACTCAGCAGCCCCTGAGGCCACTCTACCGGATAGCCATTCCAAGGCGAGCTTCTGGACCCTGACCCTCGGCGCAATCGGCGTCGTGTATGGCGATATCGGCACCAGCCCGCTTTACGCCATGCGGGAGACGGTGATGGCCGCCACCGGCGGTCACCATGGAACTCCTGTCCCCCTGACCCGCGAATTGGTGATCAGCATCCTGTCCCTCCTGCTGTGGGCGCTGATCCTCACGGTTTCCGTCAAATACGTGGGCCTCCTGCTGCGGGCCGACAACAAGGGCGAAGGCGGTTCGCTGACCCTGGTTGCGCTGGCGCAGCGCGCCCTCGGACGGCGCAGTCTGCCCGTGCTCATGATGGGCATGGCGGGAGCGGCCCTGTTCTATGGCGATGCCGCCATCACGCCGGCGATCTCGGTGCTCTCGGCCCTCGAAGGCCTGAAGCTCGTCACACCGACGTTCGAAGCTTATGTCCTGCCCGGCGCCCTGGCGATCCTCATCGCCCTCTTCGCGGTGCAGAGCCGAGGCACCGGCAAGGTGGCGGCCTTCTTCGGCCCTCTCACGCTCCTGTGGTTCATCTCCATGGCGGGCCTCGGGCTTTTCCATATCGCCGACGACTGGGAAGTGTTCCTGGCCTTCAACCCATATTACGGCGTGTCCTTCCTCCTGACGCATCCGGGCACGGCCTTCGCCATCCTCGGCAGCGTCTGCCTTGCCGTGACCGGCGCCGAGGCGCTCTATGCGGATCTCGGCCATTTCGGCCGCAACCCGATCCGCGTGGCCTGGGGCACCGTCGTCTTCCCGGCACTGGCGCTGAACTATCTCGGTCAGGGCGCCCTCGTTCTGTCCAACCCGGAAGCCATCACGAACCCCTTCTTCCTGCTGGCCCCACCCTGGCTGCTCCTGCCCCTCGTGATCCTCGCGACGCTCGCAACCATCGTGGCGAGCCAGGCCGTGATCACCGGCGCCTATTCCCTGACCCGGCAGGCCGTGCAGCTCGGCCTGCTGCCGCGCCTGGAGGTCCGCTTCACCTCGGAGACGCACCAGGGGCAGATCTACCTGCCGCGGGTGAACTGGCTCCTCCTGGCCGCCGTCGTCGGCCTGGTGCTGCTCTTCGGCTCCTCCAGCAGCCTCGCCAGCGCCTACGGCATCGCGGTCTTCGGCACCATGGTCGTCACCACCCTGCTCGCCTGTCTGGTGATGAGCAGGAGCTGGGGCTGGGGTCCGGTGAAGACCGGGCTCATCATGATCCCCCTGCTGCTGATCGACCTCACCTTCCTGTCGTCGAACCTGGTCAAGCTTCTCGACGGCGGCTATGTCCCCCTGATCATCGCGGGCATCTTCTTCGTGCTCATGTGGACCTGGGTGAAGGGAACCAGGATCCTGTTCGAGAAGACCCGCAAGATCGACGTGCCGTTCCTCGAACTGGTGCAGATGCTGGAGAAGAGCCCCCCGCACCGCGTGAAGGGCACGGCCGTGTTCCTGACCAGCGACCCGGACACGGCGCCGGCTGCCCTCCTGCACAACCTCAAGCACAACAAGGTCCTGCACGAGAAGAACGTGATCCTCACCGTCAACAGCGCCGATGTTCCCCGGGTGGAGGACGAGGATCGCGTGAGCCTGGAGAATGTGGGCGATTCGTTCTGGCGCATCCGTCTGAGCTACGGCTACATGGAAACGCCGAACATTCCGCGCGGCCTCGCGATCCTGCGCAAGCAGGGGTTCAAGTTCGACATCATGGCGACGTCGTTCTTCCTGTCCCGGCGGTCGATCCGCCCCGCCAGCCAGTCGGGCATGCCGCTCTGGCAGGACAAGCTTTTCATCGGCTTGGCCAAATCGGCGAGCGACGCCACGGACTTCTTCCAGATCCCGACCGGGCGCGTGGTGGAGGTCGGCACGCAGGTGACGGTCTGACGCATCGGACCCAAAAGTGGACTTGCACTTTTGGGATCCCATCCGATGCTTTCCTTTTGAAAGAGCATCGTGCGGACAACCGGATCCTCTTCTCAGCACGATGCTCTAGGGCCTGTTGCCCTCGAGATCGTGCGATGTCAGTTTTGACGGTTCATGACCGACATCACCCTCATTCACCCAAGCCTGGACTGGCTTCCCTCCTACGCCGACGCCCTCGCGCGGGGCTGGTCGCCCAACACGGACCAGGATGTCAGCCGCGAGCAGCTTCTCCAGCTCCGACGCAACCCTGAGCGCTTTCTCCACGACCTCTACAACAGCCCCATGGTTCTGCTGCCGGACGGCCGCGAGGTGCCGCGTCTTCCGGCGCGCGACTTCTGGATCAGCGACGGGGAATTCTGCGGTCGCATCGGGTTCCGCTTTCAGACGGGTACGGAAGACCTGCCGGTCGCCATCTACGGCCATATCGGGTACACCGTCGTGCCCTGGAAGCAGCGGCGCGGCTATGCCACGCAGGCGCTTCGCATGATCCTGCCGGTCTGCCGCTCGGAAGGTTTCTCGCGCGTGCTGATCACCTGCGACGACGACAACGAGGCCTCGCGAAAGGTCATCCTTGCCAATGGCGGCGTGCCCGCGGGCTTTCTCCCGCACAACCGCCGCCCCGGTCACGCCAAGCTGAAGTTCTGGGTGCCGACGGGCTGAGCATGAGCCCCGCCCGCTCTTGGCTGCGGTCTGGAGACATCCTGCGCGCGCTTCGCCTGCCGGTTCAGACGATGAAGAAATCGGCAAAGGTCAGGGCCTGCGCGCCCTGCATGACGGCGAATTGGACCGGCGCAAAGGCTGTCGCTGTGCCGTCGGCGTCGTAATAGAGGGCTCCCGTCGTATTGTCGTAGATGATGCGGTCGGTGGCATCGGCGGCGGCCGTTCCGACATGGAAGGCATCCTCCGTCAGAGCGCCCTTCGGCAGTGCCGCGAAGATGGAGCTGTCCAGCTGGATCGTATCGGCCGCGCTGTTGTAGCCTCGAATGGTATCGACGTTGCTGCTGCCCAGGGCGGTGTTGAAGACGAATGTATCGGCACCGCTGCCGCCGGTCAGCACGTCGTTGCCGAGGCCGCCGTTGAGACTATCGCGGCCGCTGCCTCCGGACAGGCTGTCGTTGCCGCTCCCTCCATCGAGCCGATCATTCCCCCGGCCTCCGATCAAGATGTCGTTGCCGCTGTCACCGAACAGCCGGTCGTTGCCCGCTCCGCCATCCAACAGGTCGTTCCCCTCCCGGCCGTGGATGCGGTCGTTGCCGCCGAGCCCGGGCAGGAAGTCGGCATCGGCCGTGCCCCTGATCGTATTGCTGCTGTCGTTCGCGATCGTAAGCCATTGCCCCCGGATCGCGCCATCCGGGAAGCCCGACGTCGTGGCGTCCGTATAGAAGCCCGCGTCGGACCCGGGAAGACTCAGGTTGAGAATGCTGGCGAACCCCACGATCCAGACGCTGGCCGGATCCGCCGGATCCCAAGTGCCGCTCAACGTCCAGGATCCATCGCTATTGGGAGTAATCTGCAGATTGGGGTCTTGGTTAGGATCGATCTGACCGAAAACGAGATCGCCGTTATAGCCTGCCGTACCGAAATGAAAATGGAATCCCGTGACATCGTCACTGGTATCGGCCGTCTGTGGTCCAAGGCCCGTTACGGCTCCGAAGTCGAGGCCCTTCACGGTGAACGAGTAGGATGCCGTGACAGCAATGCTGTCATAGATCACCGTCCCAACAGCTGTCGCTGTTGAATTCGTCGACGGCACGACTTGATCTCCGGTCATGTTAACGCGGAACGCTGTGGCCATCTATTCCTCCCGTTGATCCAAGCCCCCGGGGTAAGAAGCCCAACTGAATGTCTCCGATCGACACGCTCTGCCGATGGTTGGATGCACCTCGTGATTGCATCGTCTCTTGGTGCCAGGCTGGGAAGATTGTGAAGCAACTCACGTTGTTTTCCCAGGGGAAAGAGCCTGGTAGCTTCCGGGTTACGCCTTCATCGCAAGAGATCGAACAGCACGATCTTCGCGTGCAGATCCGCAGGGTAACATTCGCCGTTTTTTGACAGGGTGAGCCTTTCGACGGATGCAACGCTCCCAATGCGCATTCACGCGATTACCCATAATAGTTCAATGGCTTAGCTTTCGATGAAGGGATGGACGCGTCTCTGCGCATCAAGGGTTCGAGAAGCCACGGGCGAATCTGACCTGAATTGGATTCGCCCCAGGCGATCCTGTCGGGCAAGAGCCCCCTCACACCTGCCGCTCGACCACGAAGCGCACGGCTTCGCGCAAGGTCTGGGCCGGCGGCCCGAACTCGTCGAGAGCGCTCTCGGCCTTCTCCACGAGCTGCCGGCACTCGCGCTGGGCGCCCTCCATCCCGAGCAGGTCGACCAGGGTGGCCTTGCCTTTCTCCTGATCCTTGCCGGTGCGCTTGCCGAGGGCTTCCGGGGTCGCCTCCCGGTCGAGAATGTCGTCGGCGACCTGGAAGGCCGCCCCGAGCGCGCGCCCGTATGCGACGAGCTTGCCGCGCGCCGCCGCGTCGGCCTGTCCCAGGATGGCACCCGCCTCGACCGAGAAGGTGAGGATCGCACCGGTCTTCATCATCTGGAGCAGCCGCACGTCGGCCTTTCCCATCTCGACGGCTCCGTAACGTCCCTCGGCGGTCAGGTCGAGCAGCTGCCCTCCGACCATGCCGCCCGGGCCCGAGGCTCGGGCGAGGCCGAGCACGAGGTCCGAGCGGATAGCCGCATCCCCGGCCGTCGCCGGATCGGCGAGGACCTCGAAGGCGAGGGTCTGAAGGGCGTCGCCCACCAGGATGGCCGTGGCCTCGTCATAGGCCCTGTGGACGGTCGGACGCCCCCGGCGCAGGTCGTCGTCGTCCATGGACGGCAGGTCGTCATGGACCAGGGAATAGCAATGCAGGAGCTCGACCGCGCAGCCCGCCCTGAGCGCCCCCTGCCCTTCCACGCCACAGAGACGTGCCGCCTCGATGGTCAGGAAGGGGCGCAGGCGCTTGCCGCCTCCCAGGACCGCGTGACGCATGGCGGCCATGAGGCGCGGCGGACGGGCAAGCTCGCCGGGAGCCGCTTTGTCTGATAGCAAGGCTTCGAGACTTGCTTCGACAACCTTCGCGGCGTCGGAGAGCCGTGTGGTGAAAGAGCTGGTGGATGGCGTCATGATGAGCCTGAATTCGGATGGAGCCGCCGCTCCACCCGAGGGGAGCGTTGATGAACGAGCGAGGCCGAAATGGACGCTGCGGTCGGGGCGGCCGCGGAGGCCTATGACGGTCACCCGCTTTCTCCACCGAGTCGTCCGGATCGGCCTTGGTCTCACTCTCTTATGGGTCGGGGCGGTCTTTTGGCTAGGCCTTTTGTACTGGGCCGTGCCGCCGGTCTCGACCCTGATGGTCGGACGCTGGCTCACCCTGCAGCCCGTCGAGAGGACCTTCGTCAGCCTGAACGAGATTTCGCCGAACCTGCCGCTCGCCGTCATGACGTCCGAGGACAGCCGCTTCTGCGAGCATAACGGCGTGGACTGGGACGCGCTCTGGGACGTGGTGGAGGCCGCCGACGGGGACGGACCGTCCCGTGGCGCCTCGACCATTCCCATGCAGGTGGCGAAGAACCTCTTCCTGTGGCCGAGCCGCTCCTATGTGCGCAAGGGGCTGGAGATCCCGGTCGCCCTCTATCTCGACCTGATCTGGTCGAAGCGGAAGATGATGGAGGTCTATCTCAACGTGGCCGAATGGGGCGACGGCGTCTTCGGGGCCGAGGCGGCGGCCCAGAGATATTTCCGCAAGTCGGCCAAGACCCTGACCCGCCAGGAGGCGGCTCTCCTGGCCAGGGCCCTGCCCAATCCCCTGGTGCGCAATCCGGCCCGTCCGCGGCCCGGCCATCGGGCCCTGGCGGGCCAGCTCCAGGCGCGCATGGCGCGAGCCGCGCCTTTCAGCGATTGTCTCAAGCCTTGAGGCTTCCTGCGGCAATGAAAAACCCTCGGATTGCGTCAAAGGGCTAGATATTTCCCCAAAGACCTTGTATGAGGCGCAACCTCATCAAGTTTGAGATGTGAGCGTTCCCCGGTTGAGCGGGCGCTCCGCTATTTTAACCGGAGACGAGAAATGGCCGTTCCAAAAAGAAAAACGTCGCCTTCGCGGCGCGGAATGCGTCGCTCCGCCGATGCCTTGCAGGCCCCGACCTATATCGAGGACAAGGATTCCGGCGAGCTGCGCCGCCCTCACCATGTTGACCTGAAGACCGGCATGTACCGCGGCCGTCAGGTCCTCAAGGTGAAGACCGACGCGTAATCGACGCGACATGCGACAATCCGAACCGGCGCCTCCGAGCGCCGGTTTTTTTATGCCCGCAATCCCCAAGGAGCCTGATTTCCTTTCGCTTTTTACCCTTCATTAAGCGTGAGGGCGGATCCTGTATCCCTTG
This region of Microvirga mediterraneensis genomic DNA includes:
- a CDS encoding potassium transporter Kup, with protein sequence MAEQQAVAPGHADSAAPEATLPDSHSKASFWTLTLGAIGVVYGDIGTSPLYAMRETVMAATGGHHGTPVPLTRELVISILSLLLWALILTVSVKYVGLLLRADNKGEGGSLTLVALAQRALGRRSLPVLMMGMAGAALFYGDAAITPAISVLSALEGLKLVTPTFEAYVLPGALAILIALFAVQSRGTGKVAAFFGPLTLLWFISMAGLGLFHIADDWEVFLAFNPYYGVSFLLTHPGTAFAILGSVCLAVTGAEALYADLGHFGRNPIRVAWGTVVFPALALNYLGQGALVLSNPEAITNPFFLLAPPWLLLPLVILATLATIVASQAVITGAYSLTRQAVQLGLLPRLEVRFTSETHQGQIYLPRVNWLLLAAVVGLVLLFGSSSSLASAYGIAVFGTMVVTTLLACLVMSRSWGWGPVKTGLIMIPLLLIDLTFLSSNLVKLLDGGYVPLIIAGIFFVLMWTWVKGTRILFEKTRKIDVPFLELVQMLEKSPPHRVKGTAVFLTSDPDTAPAALLHNLKHNKVLHEKNVILTVNSADVPRVEDEDRVSLENVGDSFWRIRLSYGYMETPNIPRGLAILRKQGFKFDIMATSFFLSRRSIRPASQSGMPLWQDKLFIGLAKSASDATDFFQIPTGRVVEVGTQVTV
- a CDS encoding GNAT family N-acetyltransferase encodes the protein MTDITLIHPSLDWLPSYADALARGWSPNTDQDVSREQLLQLRRNPERFLHDLYNSPMVLLPDGREVPRLPARDFWISDGEFCGRIGFRFQTGTEDLPVAIYGHIGYTVVPWKQRRGYATQALRMILPVCRSEGFSRVLITCDDDNEASRKVILANGGVPAGFLPHNRRPGHAKLKFWVPTG
- a CDS encoding calcium-binding protein; translated protein: MATAFRVNMTGDQVVPSTNSTATAVGTVIYDSIAVTASYSFTVKGLDFGAVTGLGPQTADTSDDVTGFHFHFGTAGYNGDLVFGQIDPNQDPNLQITPNSDGSWTLSGTWDPADPASVWIVGFASILNLSLPGSDAGFYTDATTSGFPDGAIRGQWLTIANDSSNTIRGTADADFLPGLGGNDRIHGREGNDLLDGGAGNDRLFGDSGNDILIGGRGNDRLDGGSGNDSLSGGSGRDSLNGGLGNDVLTGGSGADTFVFNTALGSSNVDTIRGYNSAADTIQLDSSIFAALPKGALTEDAFHVGTAAADATDRIIYDNTTGALYYDADGTATAFAPVQFAVMQGAQALTFADFFIV
- a CDS encoding polyprenyl synthetase family protein; its protein translation is MTPSTSSFTTRLSDAAKVVEASLEALLSDKAAPGELARPPRLMAAMRHAVLGGGKRLRPFLTIEAARLCGVEGQGALRAGCAVELLHCYSLVHDDLPSMDDDDLRRGRPTVHRAYDEATAILVGDALQTLAFEVLADPATAGDAAIRSDLVLGLARASGPGGMVGGQLLDLTAEGRYGAVEMGKADVRLLQMMKTGAILTFSVEAGAILGQADAAARGKLVAYGRALGAAFQVADDILDREATPEALGKRTGKDQEKGKATLVDLLGMEGAQRECRQLVEKAESALDEFGPPAQTLREAVRFVVERQV
- the mtgA gene encoding monofunctional biosynthetic peptidoglycan transglycosylase; the encoded protein is MTVTRFLHRVVRIGLGLTLLWVGAVFWLGLLYWAVPPVSTLMVGRWLTLQPVERTFVSLNEISPNLPLAVMTSEDSRFCEHNGVDWDALWDVVEAADGDGPSRGASTIPMQVAKNLFLWPSRSYVRKGLEIPVALYLDLIWSKRKMMEVYLNVAEWGDGVFGAEAAAQRYFRKSAKTLTRQEAALLARALPNPLVRNPARPRPGHRALAGQLQARMARAAPFSDCLKP
- the rpmF gene encoding 50S ribosomal protein L32, with the translated sequence MAVPKRKTSPSRRGMRRSADALQAPTYIEDKDSGELRRPHHVDLKTGMYRGRQVLKVKTDA